A section of the Streptomyces sp. CG1 genome encodes:
- a CDS encoding creatininase family protein — protein sequence MSGSGARTAAGGGTNGVAYGVVPTDTTDDVTARGAGVSAQVAVLPVGSFEQHGPFLPLATDTLVACAVAREIAAAYPVHLLPPVTVSCSHEHAQWPGTVSISAVTLHAVVSDIAASLRRSGVDALVVVNGHGGNYVLGNVVQEASARGERMALFPAAEDWEAARERAGVRTSLLTDMHAGEIETSILLHAHPEFVRPGYESADFTADDRRHLLTVGMSAYTESGVIGRPSLGSAEKGKELLAALAESFASYFGLLTSARERG from the coding sequence ATGAGTGGTTCGGGCGCGCGTACCGCGGCAGGTGGGGGGACGAACGGCGTGGCGTACGGGGTGGTGCCGACGGACACCACGGACGACGTGACGGCGCGGGGGGCGGGCGTTTCAGCACAGGTCGCGGTCCTTCCCGTCGGCAGTTTCGAACAGCACGGTCCGTTCCTTCCGCTGGCGACCGACACGCTCGTCGCCTGTGCCGTGGCGCGGGAGATCGCCGCCGCGTACCCGGTGCACCTCCTTCCTCCGGTGACGGTCTCCTGCTCGCACGAGCATGCGCAATGGCCGGGGACCGTCAGCATCTCCGCCGTGACCCTCCATGCGGTGGTCTCGGACATCGCGGCGTCGCTGCGCCGTTCGGGCGTCGACGCGCTCGTCGTGGTCAACGGGCACGGCGGCAACTACGTCCTGGGCAACGTCGTCCAGGAGGCGTCCGCGCGCGGTGAGCGGATGGCGTTGTTCCCGGCCGCCGAGGACTGGGAGGCGGCGCGGGAGCGGGCGGGGGTGCGCACCTCGCTGCTCACCGACATGCACGCGGGGGAAATCGAGACCTCGATTCTGCTGCACGCTCATCCCGAATTCGTCCGCCCTGGTTACGAGTCCGCCGATTTCACCGCTGACGACCGTCGTCATCTGCTCACCGTGGGAATGTCCGCCTATACCGAATCGGGCGTCATCGGCCGTCCTTCCCTGGGGTCGGCGGAAAAGGGGAAGGAACTGCTGGCGGCCCTGGCGGAATCCTTCGCGTCGTATTTCGGGCTGCTCACCTCCGCGCGGGAACGCGGGTAG
- a CDS encoding shikimate dehydrogenase — translation MVKDSYLVGLIGAGIGSSLSPALHQREADRQGLRYLYRLLDLDVLGRAPEAVGDLVRAARDLGYDGLNITHPCKQLVIDHLDALSPQAEALGAVNTVVFEGGRAVGHNTDVTGFAASFARGLPDAPLEQVVQLGAGGAGAAVAHAVLTLGAGRVTVVDAVPTRGADLADSLVRQFGHGRAEAATLDQLPALLARADGKGGLVHATPTGMAAHPGLPLSAELLHPGLWVAEVVYRPLETELLQAAAVRGCAVLGGGGMAVFQAADAFRLFTGWEPDSGKMLADFEELVGVERWGTSVR, via the coding sequence GTGGTCAAGGACTCGTATCTCGTCGGGTTGATCGGGGCCGGCATCGGCTCCTCGCTCAGCCCCGCCCTGCACCAGCGGGAGGCGGACCGGCAGGGCCTGCGCTACCTGTACCGGCTCCTCGACCTCGACGTCCTCGGACGGGCGCCGGAAGCGGTCGGCGACCTCGTCCGTGCCGCCCGAGACCTCGGCTACGACGGGCTGAACATCACGCACCCCTGCAAGCAGCTGGTGATCGACCACCTCGACGCGCTCTCCCCGCAGGCCGAAGCGCTCGGTGCCGTCAACACCGTGGTGTTCGAGGGCGGACGGGCTGTCGGACACAACACCGACGTGACCGGGTTCGCCGCGTCCTTCGCCCGCGGTCTGCCGGACGCCCCGCTGGAGCAGGTCGTCCAGCTCGGTGCGGGGGGAGCGGGGGCGGCGGTCGCACATGCCGTCCTCACTCTGGGCGCGGGGCGGGTGACTGTCGTCGATGCGGTGCCCACGCGGGGCGCTGACCTTGCCGACTCCCTCGTACGGCAGTTCGGCCACGGCCGGGCGGAGGCAGCCACGCTCGATCAGCTGCCGGCGCTGCTTGCCCGGGCCGACGGCAAGGGCGGGCTCGTCCATGCCACGCCCACCGGCATGGCCGCGCATCCCGGACTGCCCCTCTCTGCCGAGCTGCTGCATCCCGGTCTGTGGGTCGCGGAAGTCGTTTACCGGCCGCTGGAGACGGAACTGCTGCAGGCCGCCGCCGTGCGTGGCTGCGCCGTTCTGGGCGGGGGCGGGATGGCTGTGTTTCAGGCTGCTGATGCGTTCCGGCTGTTCACGGGGTGGGAGCCGGACAGCGGGAAGATGCTGGCCGACTTCGAGGAGCTGGTGGGCGTCGAGCGGTGGGGGACTTCTGTTCGATGA
- a CDS encoding PPOX class F420-dependent oxidoreductase yields the protein MTHDTTQDALLELLSAGHGGVLVTLKRDGRPQLSNVSHAYDPDERIIRISVTDDRAKTRNLRRDPRASYHVTSADRWAYTVAEGTAELSPVAADPHDDTVEELIRLYRDVLGEHPDWDDYRAAMVRDRRLVVRLHVDRVYGAPKR from the coding sequence ATGACTCACGACACCACGCAGGACGCACTGCTCGAACTGCTCTCGGCGGGCCACGGCGGCGTCCTGGTCACGCTCAAGCGCGACGGCCGCCCCCAGCTGTCCAACGTCAGCCACGCCTACGACCCCGACGAGCGGATCATCCGGATCTCCGTCACGGACGACCGCGCCAAGACCCGCAACCTGCGCCGCGACCCCCGCGCCTCGTACCACGTCACCAGCGCCGACCGCTGGGCTTACACCGTCGCCGAGGGCACGGCCGAACTGTCCCCGGTCGCCGCGGACCCGCACGACGACACCGTCGAGGAACTGATCCGCCTCTACCGCGACGTGCTCGGCGAACACCCGGACTGGGACGACTACCGGGCCGCGATGGTCCGCGACCGGCGTCTCGTGGTGCGCCTGCACGTGGACCGGGTCTACGGCGCCCCGAAGCGCTGA
- the ribA gene encoding GTP cyclohydrolase II, with the protein MTENTGVNLGVLGTKSPRRSGAERVVNAPLPTVYGKFQAIGYLDHDRGDEQVALVYGEIGTENVLTRLHSECLTGDAFGSRHCECGDQLASALRAVVAEGSGIVVYLRGHEGRGIGLLAKLRAMALQAEGLDTVEANLALGLPVDARDYRVAAEILRDLGVRSVRLMSNNPRKREALVRHGIQVTERVPLLIEPCESNITYLRTKRERLDHILPHLDAVAHGS; encoded by the coding sequence ATGACAGAAAACACCGGCGTCAACCTCGGCGTACTCGGCACGAAGTCCCCGCGGCGTTCGGGTGCGGAACGCGTGGTGAATGCACCGCTGCCCACCGTGTACGGGAAATTCCAGGCGATCGGCTACCTGGACCACGACCGCGGTGACGAGCAAGTGGCCCTGGTGTACGGCGAGATCGGCACCGAGAACGTGCTGACCCGGCTGCACTCGGAGTGCCTGACCGGGGACGCGTTCGGCTCCCGGCACTGCGAGTGCGGCGACCAGCTGGCCTCGGCGCTGCGTGCCGTCGTCGCCGAAGGCAGCGGCATCGTCGTCTACTTGAGGGGCCACGAAGGCCGTGGCATCGGACTGCTCGCCAAGCTGCGCGCGATGGCCCTGCAGGCGGAGGGTCTGGACACGGTCGAGGCGAACCTCGCGCTCGGCCTGCCCGTCGACGCCCGCGACTACCGCGTCGCGGCCGAGATCCTGCGCGACCTCGGGGTGCGCTCGGTGCGGCTGATGTCCAACAACCCGCGCAAGCGGGAGGCGCTGGTCCGGCACGGCATCCAGGTCACCGAGCGGGTGCCGCTGCTGATCGAGCCGTGCGAGAGCAACATCACCTATCTGCGCACCAAGCGGGAGCGGCTGGACCACATCCTGCCCCATCTGGACGCTGTCGCCCACGGCTCCTGA
- a CDS encoding TetR/AcrR family transcriptional regulator: MTESDIGLRERLVDVGVELLAAEGLRALTLREIARRAGVSHGAPRRYFPTHLELLSAIARRGFADLAERARTALAHAPAEPRARVAALARTYLEFALDDPGMYELMFRHDLLESGHLGLRETSLPLFGVLAELVGEARPEADARRVAGALWANLHGLAQLWRWRSLQLAVGDDDLAALLDAVLVAHLGAEGGR; this comes from the coding sequence ATGACTGAGTCCGACATCGGGTTGCGGGAGCGTCTGGTCGACGTGGGTGTGGAGCTGCTGGCCGCCGAGGGGCTGCGGGCGCTGACCCTGCGGGAGATCGCCCGGCGCGCCGGCGTCTCGCACGGGGCCCCGCGCCGCTACTTCCCCACGCATCTGGAACTGCTGTCGGCGATCGCGCGGCGCGGCTTCGCCGACCTGGCCGAGCGGGCGCGGACGGCACTCGCGCACGCGCCGGCCGAGCCCCGGGCTCGGGTGGCGGCGCTGGCGCGGACGTATCTGGAGTTCGCGCTGGACGACCCCGGCATGTACGAGCTCATGTTCCGTCACGACCTGCTGGAGAGCGGGCATCTGGGGCTGCGGGAGACGAGTCTTCCCTTGTTCGGAGTGCTCGCGGAGTTGGTCGGCGAGGCGCGGCCCGAGGCCGACGCGCGCCGGGTGGCGGGGGCGTTGTGGGCGAACCTGCACGGGCTCGCCCAGCTGTGGCGCTGGCGCAGCCTCCAACTCGCCGTTGGAGATGATGACTTGGCGGCACTGCTGGATGCGGTACTGGTGGCGCACCTGGGTGCGGAGGGCGGCCGGTGA
- a CDS encoding MFS transporter translates to MNRRWTLASSVAGAVVVALDGTVLTVAQPRLQRELGASLAEVQWTSTAYLVAVASLLVFAGRLGDRYGQRRVFALGMLGFGAASAGIGVAPGVGWVIGLRALQGVFGALLQPATLGMLRAAFAPERLATPLAVRTAAIGLAAAAGPLVGGALVTALGWRAVFFVNVVPALVFGLPALLRPQRNTLAGPRAPLDAPGAVLLAVTLCCLVHALTLRPVSGAELAVAAVAAAVLVRHERRTAGPLLSPAVIGSRAIGAALGVLVVVSAALFGALFVATYVLQGRLGLDPLSSALRSLPLAVLMVASAALCPVLLRRLGVRGTTTAATALLALGVLVLSGAASAPAFGCAFALLGAGFGTVMVAATQVVVRRAEVTEAGVAGGLQQMALNVGPAVGVATASTLMGTGTGPALLALAGVAALGVPLARALPGTGGERATSAPDGVASITPAADERVRGGAPAGR, encoded by the coding sequence GTGAACCGGCGGTGGACGCTGGCGAGCAGCGTGGCGGGTGCGGTGGTCGTCGCGCTGGACGGTACGGTCCTCACGGTCGCGCAGCCGCGGCTGCAAAGGGAGTTGGGCGCATCGCTCGCCGAGGTGCAGTGGACCAGTACGGCGTATCTCGTCGCGGTGGCGAGCCTGCTGGTGTTCGCGGGTCGGCTCGGTGACCGGTACGGGCAGCGGCGGGTGTTCGCACTCGGCATGCTGGGGTTCGGGGCGGCTTCGGCGGGGATCGGGGTCGCGCCCGGTGTCGGCTGGGTGATCGGACTGCGGGCGCTCCAGGGGGTGTTCGGGGCACTGTTGCAGCCGGCCACGCTGGGCATGCTGCGGGCCGCGTTCGCGCCGGAGCGGCTGGCCACGCCGCTCGCCGTGCGGACCGCCGCGATCGGGCTGGCGGCGGCCGCGGGCCCGCTGGTGGGCGGGGCGCTGGTGACGGCTCTGGGCTGGCGGGCGGTGTTCTTCGTCAACGTAGTGCCGGCGCTCGTCTTCGGCCTGCCGGCCCTGTTGCGGCCGCAGCGCAACACCCTTGCGGGCCCCCGCGCGCCGCTCGACGCGCCGGGTGCCGTGCTGCTCGCGGTGACCCTGTGCTGCCTGGTGCACGCGCTGACCCTGCGGCCGGTCTCCGGGGCGGAACTCGCCGTCGCCGCGGTCGCCGCCGCCGTCCTCGTCCGGCACGAGCGGCGTACGGCCGGCCCGCTGCTGTCGCCCGCGGTCATCGGCTCGCGGGCGATCGGGGCGGCCCTCGGCGTCCTGGTCGTCGTCTCCGCGGCCCTGTTCGGCGCCCTCTTCGTGGCCACCTACGTCCTGCAAGGCCGCCTCGGACTCGACCCGTTGTCCAGCGCGCTGCGCAGTCTGCCGCTGGCGGTGCTGATGGTGGCGTCCGCCGCGCTGTGCCCCGTACTGCTGCGCCGCCTCGGGGTACGCGGTACGACGACAGCCGCGACGGCGCTGCTCGCGCTGGGTGTCCTCGTGCTGTCCGGGGCCGCGTCGGCACCGGCGTTCGGCTGCGCGTTCGCGCTGCTCGGCGCCGGGTTCGGGACGGTGATGGTGGCGGCCACCCAGGTGGTCGTACGACGGGCGGAGGTGACGGAGGCCGGAGTGGCGGGCGGGCTGCAGCAGATGGCGCTGAACGTCGGCCCGGCGGTGGGGGTGGCGACGGCGAGCACGCTGATGGGCACCGGAACCGGGCCCGCACTGCTCGCGCTCGCGGGGGTCGCGGCGCTCGGCGTGCCCCTGGCGCGTGCGCTGCCCGGAACCGGCGGCGAGCGTGCCACGTCCGCGCCCGATGGCGTCGCGTCGATCACACCCGCCGCTGATGAGCGGGTCCGTGGTGGTGCTCCTGCGGGACGATGA
- a CDS encoding TetR/AcrR family transcriptional regulator has protein sequence MTSVEEPVRPGGRVRDAARTKAEILDVATQEFARAGYDGARVDEIAARTRTTKRMIYYYFGGKEQLFTAVLERAYGVIREAEQRLDVEHLDPVAAIRRLAELTFDHHEQHPDFIRLVSIENIHDAEHIAASEKLGRIGSPALEVIRRILAAGQESGLFTADVDAVDLHAMISSFCFFRVANRHTFGALFGRDLVDPAQREHYRTMLGDMVIAYLTADRTAG, from the coding sequence ATGACCAGCGTCGAAGAACCGGTACGACCCGGGGGACGGGTGCGCGACGCCGCCCGCACCAAGGCCGAGATCCTCGACGTGGCCACGCAGGAGTTCGCCCGGGCCGGCTACGACGGCGCCCGGGTGGACGAGATAGCGGCCCGCACCCGCACCACCAAGCGGATGATCTACTACTACTTCGGCGGCAAGGAGCAGCTGTTCACGGCAGTGCTGGAGCGGGCGTACGGGGTGATCCGCGAGGCCGAGCAGCGACTGGACGTCGAGCATCTGGACCCCGTCGCGGCGATCCGGCGGCTGGCCGAGCTGACCTTCGACCACCATGAGCAGCACCCGGACTTCATTCGCCTCGTCAGCATCGAGAACATCCACGACGCCGAGCACATCGCGGCCTCCGAGAAGCTCGGCAGGATCGGCTCACCAGCCCTGGAGGTGATCCGCCGGATCCTCGCCGCAGGGCAGGAGTCGGGGCTGTTCACGGCCGACGTGGACGCCGTCGACCTGCACGCGATGATCAGCTCGTTCTGCTTCTTCCGGGTCGCCAACCGGCACACCTTCGGCGCCCTGTTCGGGCGGGACCTGGTGGACCCCGCCCAGCGGGAGCACTACCGGACCATGCTCGGCGACATGGTGATCGCCTATCTGACGGCGGACCGGACGGCCGGCTGA
- a CDS encoding TetR/AcrR family transcriptional regulator, producing the protein MGEEGRGPRERMVFSAAQLIRRDGVAATGMREVAAHAGAPRGSLQHYFPGGKEQLVNEAVGWAGRYAGKRVARFLEGLDEPTPSGLFAAMVAQWTDEYTADGFTTGCPVAAATVDCASAGGSTREAVAAAFTTWRTPLAEALTDLGVPTGRADSLATLMISTLEGAILMSRAEQDVRPLTTAVRELGPLLDAAVA; encoded by the coding sequence ATGGGCGAGGAGGGACGGGGGCCACGGGAGCGAATGGTCTTCAGCGCGGCCCAGCTCATCCGGCGTGACGGCGTCGCCGCGACCGGTATGCGCGAGGTCGCCGCGCACGCCGGCGCACCGCGGGGCTCGCTCCAGCACTACTTCCCGGGCGGGAAGGAACAGCTGGTCAACGAGGCGGTCGGGTGGGCCGGACGGTATGCGGGCAAACGGGTCGCCCGCTTCCTCGAGGGACTCGACGAGCCGACACCGAGCGGGCTGTTCGCGGCGATGGTCGCGCAGTGGACCGACGAGTACACCGCGGACGGCTTCACGACGGGCTGCCCGGTCGCCGCCGCCACCGTCGACTGTGCCTCTGCGGGCGGCTCGACCAGGGAGGCCGTCGCCGCCGCGTTCACGACCTGGCGGACCCCGCTCGCCGAAGCCCTGACCGACCTGGGCGTCCCCACCGGCCGGGCCGACTCCCTGGCCACATTGATGATCAGCACCCTGGAGGGCGCGATCCTGATGTCCCGCGCCGAACAGGACGTACGGCCGCTGACCACGGCGGTACGGGAGCTCGGCCCCCTGCTCGACGCGGCGGTGGCCTGA
- a CDS encoding serine hydrolase domain-containing protein: MAELRQEVDPDEAGLDRKALDRLDGEVADQVDRDRLPGFLVAVSRGGRVAHLTTYGRRDVAAGLPVGTDTLWRIYSMTKPVTAVAVLLLVEEGRLSLDDPLDRYLPAFAEPVVYEGGSGTGMRTRPAAGPILIRHLLTHTAGLTFGFYHRHPVDALYRASGLEYSVPPGADLAETVEVYARMPLQFEPGTQWNYSVASNVLGRVIEVVSGQPLDTFFAERILRPLGMTDTGFHIEPEQADRLAELYGETDEGGIAPVPGLPVRGRPRFLSGSGGLVSSAYDFHRFMEMLRRGGELDGVRLLSTDSVALMTRNQLPGDAVLRTFGAPVHQEPGNDGLGFGFNVSVVTDPSRTLAPSGLGTYGWTGAATTAFWIDPAHELTVQFMTQVRPRTLKIFPELRRLVHEALTD; this comes from the coding sequence ATGGCAGAGCTGCGGCAGGAAGTCGACCCGGACGAGGCGGGGCTGGACCGCAAGGCGCTGGACCGGCTGGACGGGGAGGTCGCCGACCAAGTCGACCGGGATCGGCTGCCCGGCTTTCTCGTGGCCGTGTCCCGCGGCGGCCGGGTCGCCCATCTCACCACGTACGGCCGGCGTGATGTGGCGGCCGGGCTGCCGGTCGGGACGGACACCCTGTGGCGGATCTACTCGATGACGAAGCCGGTCACCGCGGTCGCCGTGCTGCTGCTGGTGGAGGAGGGCAGGCTGTCGCTGGACGACCCGCTCGACCGCTACCTGCCGGCGTTCGCTGAACCCGTTGTGTACGAGGGCGGTTCGGGCACGGGCATGCGTACCCGCCCGGCCGCCGGCCCGATCCTGATCCGGCATCTGCTCACCCACACCGCGGGCCTGACGTTCGGTTTCTACCACCGGCACCCGGTCGACGCGCTGTACCGCGCGTCCGGCCTGGAGTACTCGGTCCCGCCGGGCGCCGACCTGGCCGAGACGGTCGAGGTGTACGCACGGATGCCGTTGCAGTTCGAACCGGGCACGCAGTGGAACTACTCGGTCGCCTCGAACGTGCTGGGCCGCGTCATCGAAGTGGTGTCCGGGCAACCGCTGGACACGTTCTTCGCCGAGCGGATCCTGCGTCCGCTCGGCATGACCGACACCGGCTTCCACATCGAGCCCGAACAGGCGGACAGACTGGCCGAGTTGTACGGCGAGACGGACGAGGGCGGGATCGCGCCGGTGCCGGGGCTGCCGGTGCGCGGCCGGCCGCGGTTCCTGTCCGGCAGCGGCGGCCTGGTCTCCTCGGCGTATGACTTCCACCGGTTCATGGAGATGCTGCGCCGCGGCGGCGAACTCGACGGCGTCCGGCTGCTGTCCACGGACTCGGTGGCGCTGATGACCCGCAACCAGCTGCCCGGCGACGCCGTCCTGCGCACCTTCGGCGCCCCGGTCCACCAGGAGCCCGGCAACGACGGGCTCGGCTTCGGCTTCAACGTGTCGGTGGTGACCGACCCGTCCCGCACCCTGGCTCCCTCCGGCCTCGGCACGTACGGCTGGACGGGCGCGGCCACGACCGCGTTCTGGATCGATCCGGCGCACGAACTGACCGTGCAGTTCATGACGCAGGTACGCCCCAGGACGCTGAAGATCTTCCCGGAGCTTCGGCGGCTGGTGCACGAGGCGCTGACGGACTGA
- a CDS encoding MFS transporter, which yields MSVPAPAPASDAPPGQPWKAVTAAWIGSALEYYDFFVYGSAAALIFPKVFFDSSDPATATLLSLATFGVAYAARPLGALVLGHIGDRLGRKKIMVFTLILMGLSTFLIGCLPTRAQAGSLAPVLLVLCRVLQGISAAGEQASASAMSLEHAPPDRRGFFTSFTLSGTQGGQLIATLVFIPVAGLPEHQLLSWGWRVPFWLSVAVAVAGYVIRRRLRETPAFARQAATEGVVRLPLVVLVREYWADVLRVVAGALIASVSTVFTVWALSYATSDAVGMSRTFMLWVGALANLAALGAIPLWATLSDRIGRRPVFLIGAVGSAVAMAGYLWAISTGSRPLTLVLGIVAFGLVYSAANGVWPAFYGEMFATRVRLSGVAIGTQTGFAVAGFAVTFAAGIAGPGGDDWSAVALFTAALCLPPALAALTARETHTVPTELLGERAGRQAEPAERVTA from the coding sequence GTGTCCGTCCCCGCCCCCGCGCCCGCCTCCGACGCCCCTCCCGGCCAGCCCTGGAAAGCGGTGACGGCCGCCTGGATCGGCAGCGCGCTGGAGTACTACGACTTCTTCGTCTACGGCAGTGCCGCCGCGCTGATCTTCCCGAAGGTGTTCTTCGACTCCTCCGACCCGGCCACCGCGACCCTGCTGTCGCTCGCCACCTTCGGCGTCGCCTATGCCGCCCGGCCGCTCGGGGCGCTGGTCCTCGGGCACATCGGCGACCGGCTCGGCCGCAAGAAGATCATGGTGTTCACACTGATCCTGATGGGTCTGTCGACCTTCCTGATCGGCTGTCTGCCCACTCGCGCCCAGGCCGGATCGCTCGCCCCGGTGCTGCTGGTGCTCTGCCGCGTGCTGCAGGGCATATCGGCGGCGGGCGAGCAGGCGAGCGCGAGTGCGATGAGCCTGGAGCATGCGCCGCCGGACCGGCGCGGCTTCTTCACCAGCTTCACGCTCAGCGGCACCCAGGGCGGCCAGCTCATCGCCACCCTCGTCTTCATCCCGGTGGCCGGACTCCCCGAGCACCAGCTGCTGTCCTGGGGCTGGCGGGTCCCGTTCTGGCTGAGTGTCGCGGTCGCTGTCGCCGGTTACGTCATCCGGCGCCGGCTCCGGGAGACCCCGGCCTTCGCCCGGCAGGCGGCGACGGAGGGCGTGGTCCGGCTGCCGCTGGTGGTGCTCGTGCGGGAGTACTGGGCGGACGTACTGCGGGTGGTCGCGGGCGCTCTCATCGCCTCGGTCAGCACGGTCTTCACGGTGTGGGCGCTGTCGTACGCCACCAGCGACGCGGTTGGCATGTCGCGTACCTTCATGCTGTGGGTGGGTGCGCTGGCCAACCTCGCCGCGCTGGGCGCGATCCCGCTGTGGGCCACGCTGTCGGACCGGATCGGGCGCCGGCCGGTGTTCCTGATCGGCGCGGTGGGCAGCGCGGTCGCGATGGCCGGGTATCTGTGGGCGATCTCCACCGGTTCCCGCCCGCTGACCCTGGTCCTCGGGATCGTCGCCTTCGGGCTCGTCTACAGCGCCGCGAACGGGGTGTGGCCCGCCTTCTACGGCGAGATGTTCGCGACCCGGGTCCGGCTGTCGGGCGTGGCCATCGGCACGCAGACCGGCTTCGCGGTGGCCGGGTTCGCGGTCACCTTCGCCGCCGGGATCGCCGGTCCGGGCGGCGACGACTGGTCGGCGGTCGCCCTGTTCACGGCCGCCCTGTGCCTCCCGCCGGCCCTGGCCGCCCTCACCGCCCGCGAGACGCACACGGTCCCGACGGAACTGCTCGGGGAGCGGGCCGGGCGGCAGGCGGAACCGGCGGAACGGGTCACGGCCTGA
- a CDS encoding NAD(P)-dependent oxidoreductase — MRGDLAHTGRGDAVTPDELGRAEDHSLPWPPSLLAHRRPPFLAAVPLYDRRHNGGYYDSGHSRLPERRAVLVNVGFIGLGVMGRSMAQRLLSAGTPLVVWNRTPERAGALRAAGATVAADADEVFVRTDVVLLMLADEAAVDAVLGRGTPALAARVAGRTVVHMGTTSPEYSHALENDIRAAGGRYVEAPVSGSRVPAEEGQLVAMLAGERDVVAAVRPLLAPLCREVFVCGPAPGALLMKLAVNLFLITLVTGLTEAFHFAERQGLDRRLFLDVLDAGPMASGISRMKAPKLRERDFAVQAAALDVLKNNRLIAEAARKARLASPLLDVCHSLFEETVAQGHGGEDMVAVLRAIEARTAGAS, encoded by the coding sequence GTGCGCGGCGACCTCGCGCATACCGGTCGCGGCGACGCCGTCACGCCGGATGAGCTGGGCCGCGCTGAAGACCATTCGCTCCCGTGGCCCCCGTCCCTCCTCGCCCATCGCCGACCTCCGTTCCTCGCCGCGGTCCCACTCTATGACCGGCGTCATAATGGTGGCTACTATGACAGCGGTCATAGTCGGCTGCCGGAGCGAAGGGCGGTCCTCGTGAACGTCGGTTTCATCGGTCTCGGAGTGATGGGCCGGTCCATGGCGCAGCGCCTGCTGTCCGCCGGCACTCCCCTGGTGGTCTGGAACCGGACCCCCGAGCGAGCCGGCGCCCTGCGCGCGGCCGGGGCCACGGTCGCCGCGGACGCCGACGAGGTGTTCGTGCGGACGGACGTGGTGCTGCTGATGCTCGCCGACGAGGCCGCGGTCGACGCCGTGCTCGGCCGTGGCACCCCCGCCCTCGCCGCCCGCGTCGCGGGACGCACCGTCGTCCACATGGGCACCACCTCCCCCGAGTACTCCCACGCGCTGGAGAACGACATCCGCGCCGCCGGCGGCCGGTACGTCGAGGCGCCCGTCTCCGGATCACGGGTTCCGGCGGAGGAGGGACAGCTGGTGGCGATGCTCGCCGGCGAACGGGACGTCGTGGCCGCCGTACGACCGCTGCTCGCGCCGTTGTGCCGGGAGGTGTTCGTGTGCGGGCCGGCGCCCGGCGCGCTGCTGATGAAGCTGGCCGTGAACCTCTTCCTGATCACCCTGGTGACCGGACTGACCGAGGCGTTCCACTTCGCCGAGCGGCAGGGCCTGGACCGGCGGTTGTTCCTGGACGTCCTGGACGCGGGCCCCATGGCCAGCGGTATCTCCCGGATGAAGGCGCCGAAGCTGCGCGAGCGGGACTTCGCGGTGCAGGCGGCCGCGCTGGACGTACTGAAGAACAACCGGCTCATCGCCGAGGCGGCCCGCAAGGCGCGGCTGGCCTCACCGCTCCTCGACGTGTGCCACTCCCTGTTCGAGGAGACGGTGGCGCAGGGGCACGGCGGCGAGGACATGGTCGCCGTGCTGCGCGCGATCGAGGCGCGGACCGCCGGGGCGTCGTAG
- a CDS encoding VOC family protein, which produces MINGAHVVLYSRDPEADRAFLRGTLCWNYVDAGRGWLIFKAPPAEVACHPTEDEPSHELMLMCDDLDATRSQLAERGVEFTRPVEEARWGRVTALRLPGGGELALYEPRHPRP; this is translated from the coding sequence GTGATCAACGGTGCACATGTGGTGCTCTACAGCCGGGACCCGGAGGCCGACCGGGCCTTTCTGCGCGGCACCCTCTGCTGGAACTACGTCGACGCGGGCCGCGGATGGCTCATCTTCAAGGCGCCGCCCGCCGAAGTGGCCTGTCACCCCACCGAGGACGAGCCCTCGCACGAGCTGATGCTGATGTGCGACGACCTCGACGCGACCCGGAGTCAACTCGCCGAGCGCGGAGTGGAGTTCACCCGCCCGGTGGAGGAGGCGCGCTGGGGCCGGGTCACCGCCCTCCGCCTGCCGGGCGGCGGCGAACTCGCCCTGTACGAACCACGTCACCCGCGCCCGTAG